In Thiospirochaeta perfilievii, a single window of DNA contains:
- the hisA gene encoding phosphoribosylformimino-5-aminoimidazole carboxamide ribotide isomerase, producing MEFRPCIDIHEGKVKQIVGSTLSDFSSDLSVNFESKQTSDFYSKLYKKDNLKGGHIIKLGSNNDKAALDALKAWPGGLQVGGGINSDNAKKYLEAGASHVIVTSFVFKDGVINFENLNKLVNIVGKEHLVLDLSCKEINGEYFIVTDRWQNITDVKIDKESLKLLGGYCDELLIHAASVEGKMMGPDLNLVKILGDFSPVKVTYAGGISNLGDLKNIKELGQNRVNVTVGSALDIFGGKLPYKDVVDFCKSSI from the coding sequence ATGGAATTTCGGCCGTGTATTGATATTCATGAAGGCAAGGTTAAGCAGATAGTTGGTAGCACTCTATCAGATTTTAGCTCTGACCTATCTGTAAATTTTGAAAGTAAACAGACATCAGATTTCTATTCTAAACTATATAAAAAAGATAACCTAAAGGGTGGGCATATAATAAAGCTTGGTTCTAATAATGATAAGGCTGCTCTAGATGCTTTAAAAGCTTGGCCTGGGGGATTGCAAGTCGGTGGTGGTATTAACTCTGATAACGCTAAAAAATACCTAGAAGCTGGGGCTAGTCATGTAATTGTCACATCCTTTGTTTTTAAGGATGGAGTTATAAACTTTGAAAATTTAAATAAACTTGTAAATATTGTTGGAAAAGAGCATTTAGTTTTGGATTTAAGTTGTAAAGAGATTAATGGTGAGTATTTTATTGTTACAGATAGATGGCAGAATATTACAGATGTTAAGATAGATAAGGAGAGTTTAAAGCTTCTTGGTGGATATTGTGATGAGTTGTTGATTCATGCAGCTTCTGTAGAAGGGAAAATGATGGGACCAGATTTGAATCTTGTAAAAATTCTTGGAGACTTCTCTCCTGTAAAAGTAACATATGCTGGTGGGATTTCTAATCTTGGAGATTTAAAAAATATTAAGGAGTTAGGACAAAATAGAGTGAATGTTACTGTCGGCTCAGCCCTAGATATCTTTGGTGGAAAACTTCCTTATAAAGATGTTGTGGATTTTTGTAAAAGTTCAATATAA
- a CDS encoding bifunctional metallophosphatase/5'-nucleotidase, whose translation MKILTKLLSITVVSVLMFGCLSTGPVEQKGVEHELTILHTNDYHGHPLAFYDYPAGGQGGLPARATYVNGVLAKNENVLILDAGDINTGRPESNFFKGEPDILGYNYIGVDAMTMGNHEFDYSWDIMQKQIEMSDFPWLSANIKKDGKYLDNVQPYIIKEYDGFKVAILGLTDSRTVDTGNPENISGLEFLDEVEVANELVPMLKKKADIVIALVHMGLYDSNEKGSRRLAANVPGLSMIIDGHSHTMLEEPAMENGVPIVQARHWGLYVGNASIKFKDGVVTSFDWNLDPINVQYREKDADGNSIYKYVGEELAQDQGLLDIIQPYADKVDAVLSEVIGNATDVFLNDDTRRMETALGDIVTDSQIWFLQEMGQDIDFAFQNGGGIRATLGAGEIQKQTIYEVLPFDNSIAKISLKGSDVIALFDKAAQNIGAGSMAQVSKEVRVVFNAEAKTVESLTIGGEAVDPNRVYNIALNSYLASGGDGYSVFKNGTDYYDSSLMQRDAFIDYIIELGGDITPATDGRITIK comes from the coding sequence ATGAAAATTCTAACTAAATTGTTATCAATCACAGTTGTATCTGTATTGATGTTTGGTTGCCTATCTACAGGACCTGTAGAACAAAAAGGTGTGGAGCATGAACTTACTATTCTTCATACTAACGACTATCATGGTCATCCTCTTGCATTTTATGACTACCCAGCTGGTGGTCAGGGTGGGTTACCTGCAAGAGCTACCTACGTAAATGGTGTTTTAGCAAAAAATGAGAATGTTCTTATTTTAGATGCAGGGGATATTAATACAGGAAGACCTGAGTCTAACTTTTTTAAGGGTGAGCCAGATATTTTAGGTTATAACTATATTGGTGTTGATGCAATGACAATGGGTAATCATGAGTTTGATTATAGTTGGGATATTATGCAGAAGCAGATTGAAATGTCAGACTTCCCATGGTTAAGTGCAAATATTAAAAAAGATGGAAAGTATCTTGATAATGTACAACCTTATATTATTAAAGAGTATGATGGTTTTAAAGTTGCTATTCTTGGTTTAACAGATTCTAGAACTGTAGATACAGGAAACCCTGAGAATATTAGTGGGTTAGAATTTTTAGATGAAGTTGAAGTAGCTAACGAGTTAGTTCCTATGTTAAAGAAAAAAGCTGATATTGTTATAGCTCTAGTTCATATGGGGTTATATGATTCTAATGAGAAGGGTTCAAGAAGATTAGCTGCAAATGTTCCTGGATTATCAATGATTATTGATGGACATAGCCATACAATGTTAGAAGAGCCTGCAATGGAAAATGGTGTTCCTATTGTTCAAGCTAGACATTGGGGTCTATATGTAGGTAATGCATCTATTAAATTTAAAGATGGTGTTGTAACTTCTTTTGACTGGAACTTGGATCCAATTAATGTTCAATATAGAGAGAAGGATGCTGATGGAAATAGTATCTATAAATATGTTGGAGAAGAGTTAGCACAAGACCAAGGTTTATTAGATATTATTCAGCCTTATGCAGATAAAGTAGATGCTGTATTAAGTGAAGTTATTGGAAATGCTACAGATGTTTTCTTAAACGATGATACTAGAAGAATGGAGACAGCTCTAGGTGATATTGTTACAGATTCTCAGATCTGGTTTCTACAAGAGATGGGACAAGATATTGACTTTGCATTCCAAAACGGTGGTGGAATTAGAGCTACATTAGGTGCAGGAGAGATTCAAAAGCAGACAATTTATGAAGTTCTTCCATTTGATAACTCAATTGCAAAAATCTCTCTTAAGGGTAGTGATGTAATTGCTCTATTTGATAAGGCTGCTCAAAATATTGGTGCAGGTTCAATGGCTCAAGTTTCTAAAGAAGTAAGAGTTGTATTTAACGCTGAGGCTAAAACTGTTGAAAGTTTAACAATTGGTGGTGAAGCTGTAGATCCTAATAGAGTTTATAATATTGCATTAAACTCATACTTGGCATCTGGTGGTGATGGATACTCTGTATTTAAAAATGGTACAGATTATTATGACTCATCTTTAATGCAAAGAGACGCTTTTATTGATTACATTATCGAATTAGGTGGAGATATAACTCCAGCTACAGATGGTAGAATCACTATTAAATAG